In Candidatus Defluviilinea proxima, a single genomic region encodes these proteins:
- a CDS encoding sedoheptulose 7-phosphate cyclase has product MTDSMFKRRVTHPYTIEYEVLNAPDLFHPQNMALLSEGKIKNARRFVVIDSHVEKHYGNKMRSYFAHHGVEAKIVTFPGGEENKTAEYYLSIVRELDTFPIHRRDEPIIAIGGGVLTDVVAFVASTYRRGVPHIKVPTTLMGYVDASVGIKNGINFNGNKNRLGAFQPPQKVLLDKSFLATLPRRHLLNGVCEIIKLAVIKDAELFSLLETHGPESVDAYFQNAEGGIILDRAIEGMLEELEPNLFEEDLERKVDFGHTFSYGLETRHESDLLHGEAVLLDICLSVLIAKSRCLLTDEDSNRVFRLIESLGFMLDMSILDPHQLWESLEERVYHRNGLQRTPMPHGIGGCVFVNDINFNEIEQTIKILENWMVIKHDNF; this is encoded by the coding sequence GACCTCTTCCACCCGCAGAACATGGCGCTGTTATCTGAGGGAAAGATCAAAAATGCACGCAGGTTTGTTGTTATAGATAGTCATGTAGAAAAACACTATGGCAATAAAATGCGCAGTTATTTCGCGCATCACGGCGTAGAGGCCAAGATCGTCACCTTCCCCGGCGGCGAGGAAAATAAAACAGCAGAATATTATCTCTCCATTGTGCGTGAGCTGGATACTTTTCCCATCCATCGCAGAGATGAGCCGATCATCGCCATTGGAGGTGGCGTGCTCACCGATGTCGTTGCATTTGTCGCAAGCACCTATCGTCGTGGCGTCCCCCACATCAAAGTACCAACCACACTGATGGGATATGTCGATGCGTCAGTCGGCATCAAGAATGGAATCAACTTCAATGGTAACAAGAACCGTCTCGGCGCGTTCCAGCCTCCGCAAAAAGTCTTGCTCGATAAATCCTTCCTCGCCACCCTGCCACGCCGTCATCTTTTGAACGGTGTCTGCGAGATCATTAAACTGGCGGTCATCAAAGACGCGGAGTTATTTTCACTTTTGGAAACACATGGCCCAGAAAGCGTGGATGCCTATTTCCAAAATGCGGAAGGCGGCATCATCCTTGACCGGGCCATCGAAGGAATGCTGGAGGAGTTGGAGCCGAACTTATTCGAAGAAGACCTCGAACGCAAAGTGGATTTCGGCCATACATTCAGCTACGGATTAGAAACGCGTCACGAATCGGACCTTTTACATGGCGAGGCGGTTCTGTTAGATATCTGTCTCTCGGTCCTGATCGCAAAATCGCGTTGTCTATTGACAGATGAAGACAGTAACAGGGTATTTCGTCTGATCGAAAGCCTTGGCTTCATGCTGGATATGTCCATCCTCGACCCGCATCAACTTTGGGAATCGCTGGAGGAACGGGTGTATCACCGCAATGGCTTACAAAGAACACCCATGCCACACGGCATCGGCGGTTGTGTTTTTGTCAACGATATTAATTTCAATGAGATCGAACAGACAATAAAAATACTTGAGAATTGGATGGTAATAAAGCATGACAACTTTTAA
- the ubiG gene encoding bifunctional 2-polyprenyl-6-hydroxyphenol methylase/3-demethylubiquinol 3-O-methyltransferase UbiG, producing MTTFNNADNKEIDKFDKVSQIWWDLKGEMGTLHVINPLRTKFIMEKLTVQNPKILDVGCGGGILSEALAKNGAKVVGSDLSQASLEVAKRHAEQQGLKIEYLYESAENIAQKNPGSFDAITCMEMLEHVPEPAKVIAACAQALKPGGHAFFSTINRTPKAFLFAIVGGEYILRLLPRGTHTYQKLIRPSELKQWAQDAGLEFSRIASLIYNPFTTKFKVAMGVEDVNYMVHFTKKK from the coding sequence ATGACAACTTTTAATAATGCAGACAACAAGGAAATCGACAAGTTTGATAAGGTCTCCCAGATCTGGTGGGACTTAAAAGGAGAGATGGGGACTCTTCACGTCATCAATCCTCTGCGCACCAAGTTCATCATGGAAAAGCTGACTGTGCAGAATCCCAAAATACTGGATGTAGGTTGTGGCGGCGGCATTTTATCTGAAGCATTAGCCAAAAACGGTGCTAAGGTGGTCGGCTCAGACCTATCGCAAGCTTCATTGGAAGTTGCCAAGCGCCATGCCGAACAACAAGGATTGAAGATCGAGTACCTATATGAAAGCGCTGAAAACATCGCCCAAAAGAATCCGGGAAGTTTCGATGCCATCACATGCATGGAAATGCTTGAGCATGTACCAGAACCAGCCAAGGTGATAGCGGCTTGTGCACAGGCACTAAAACCCGGCGGGCATGCCTTCTTCTCTACCATCAACCGCACACCAAAGGCATTTTTGTTCGCCATCGTTGGCGGTGAATATATTCTGCGCCTTCTGCCACGTGGAACCCACACCTATCAAAAATTGATCCGCCCCAGCGAATTAAAGCAATGGGCGCAGGATGCAGGTCTGGAGTTCTCCCGTATTGCCAGTTTGATCTACAATCCCTTCACCACTAAATTTAAAGTGGCGATGGGCGTGGAAGACGTCAACTATATGGTACATTTCACCAAGAAGAAATAA
- a CDS encoding UbiA family prenyltransferase: MKKFFALSRTTHGVLDLATPGFCALLVLGNFPAWQVILLSIFTAFAAYTAIYALNDLVGIAVDKEKFTGGINAGYSVEASDLRYPLAQNVLSYRSGILWFAVWFIAAGIGSYILNPTIVIILVSATVLEVVYVLLFKVTYLRTFVSGLVKSSGPIAAVFVVDPNPSLSSLLLILAWVFFWEIGGQNVPADWNDTVEDKRVHAKTIPLQLGTQTAGLIVIITLAVTVVASLFLPNVSPLKLGIPYLIASAAAGIYFLLLPGYQLSRQHEGRQAAKLFDSASYYPLAQLAIITVFVLLN, from the coding sequence ATGAAAAAGTTTTTTGCCCTTTCCCGAACCACGCATGGCGTTCTAGATCTTGCCACGCCTGGTTTCTGCGCATTGCTTGTGCTGGGAAATTTCCCTGCATGGCAGGTCATTCTTCTTTCGATCTTCACCGCCTTTGCCGCATACACAGCCATTTACGCCCTGAACGATCTTGTGGGCATTGCGGTGGATAAGGAAAAGTTCACAGGTGGCATCAACGCTGGTTACTCGGTAGAAGCCTCTGATCTACGGTATCCATTAGCACAGAACGTACTCAGTTATCGAAGTGGTATTCTCTGGTTTGCCGTGTGGTTCATTGCCGCAGGGATCGGTTCCTATATACTCAACCCGACCATTGTGATCATCCTCGTTTCGGCCACTGTGTTGGAAGTGGTCTATGTCCTTCTCTTCAAGGTTACCTACCTGCGCACATTTGTCAGCGGATTGGTCAAATCCAGCGGGCCGATTGCCGCGGTCTTCGTTGTAGACCCCAACCCTTCCCTATCATCACTTTTGCTGATCCTGGCTTGGGTCTTTTTCTGGGAGATCGGCGGACAAAACGTCCCTGCCGATTGGAACGATACCGTGGAAGATAAACGCGTCCACGCCAAGACTATCCCTTTACAACTTGGCACACAAACAGCGGGACTAATCGTTATCATCACGCTGGCAGTGACAGTAGTCGCCAGTCTGTTCCTGCCGAACGTCTCTCCGCTCAAATTAGGTATTCCCTATTTGATTGCAAGCGCGGCGGCTGGCATCTACTTCCTGTTACTCCCGGGGTATCAACTCAGCCGCCAGCATGAAGGACGACAGGCTGCCAAGTTATTCGATAGTGCAAGTTATTATCCATTGGCACAACTTGCTATCATCACAGTGTTCGTGCTCCTCAATTAG
- a CDS encoding von Willebrand factor type A domain-containing protein, producing MSTKRNALLTGILFLLLFTSACGGAASTPIPHDELPADVLEMPVVTEAPAATEAPASAPQSSSKNWGGPPVNQQPQDTFFEDYGVNPAIDTEDDHLSTFGLDVDTGSYTIMRNYLKDDLQVPPESVRVEEYINYFDQGYANPSAHQAFTISVDGAPSPFTQTERYQMLRVGIQGYQVPEYERKDASLTFVIDVSGSMDMDNRLGLVKRSLELLVEQLGRNDSVSIVVYGSDARVILDPTPGSDKDAILSAIYSLQPEGATNAEAGIRLGYNMALRSYKRDGINRVILCSDGVANVGNTEANVILDEIRGHVEEGVTMTTIGFGMDNYNDTLMEQLADNGDGFYAYVDDMREAKRLFIDNLTSTLQTIAMDAKVQVDFNPDVVMRYRLVGFENRAIADDQFRDNTVDAGEIGAGHSVTALYEVKLYPEAYGNIATVYLRWQDPDTRQVVEMSKDLGSGDLSRSFERADPYFQRTVIVAEYAEILKESYWADGSSLQDVYREAVRVGEYFSGDEQMSELLELMRRADGWRD from the coding sequence ATGTCTACCAAACGAAATGCCTTACTAACAGGTATTCTATTCCTGTTGCTTTTTACCTCCGCTTGCGGAGGCGCGGCTTCCACTCCGATACCGCACGATGAACTCCCTGCCGATGTTCTTGAAATGCCTGTCGTCACCGAGGCGCCAGCGGCTACCGAAGCCCCTGCATCCGCTCCTCAATCATCGTCCAAGAATTGGGGTGGCCCTCCTGTGAACCAACAGCCACAGGACACATTCTTTGAAGATTATGGCGTCAACCCAGCCATTGATACGGAAGACGATCATCTTTCCACGTTTGGGCTTGATGTGGATACTGGCTCCTACACGATCATGCGCAACTATCTCAAGGATGATCTACAGGTGCCGCCCGAATCTGTCCGCGTGGAGGAGTATATCAACTACTTCGATCAGGGATATGCCAACCCATCTGCGCATCAGGCCTTCACCATCTCTGTGGATGGCGCGCCTTCACCTTTTACGCAGACCGAGCGTTATCAAATGCTACGCGTCGGCATTCAGGGCTATCAGGTCCCTGAGTACGAACGCAAGGATGCCTCGTTGACGTTCGTGATCGACGTCTCTGGTTCGATGGATATGGACAACCGTCTCGGATTGGTGAAGCGTTCACTGGAATTGCTTGTTGAGCAATTGGGACGAAACGACAGCGTGAGTATTGTTGTATATGGATCCGATGCTCGCGTCATTCTGGACCCGACGCCTGGTTCGGACAAAGACGCCATTCTCTCCGCGATCTACAGTCTCCAACCCGAAGGCGCGACCAACGCCGAAGCGGGGATCCGCTTGGGATACAACATGGCGCTCCGCTCCTACAAGCGAGATGGAATCAATCGTGTCATCCTTTGCTCTGACGGTGTTGCCAACGTCGGCAACACAGAAGCAAATGTGATCCTCGATGAGATCCGCGGACATGTAGAAGAAGGTGTCACCATGACCACTATTGGCTTTGGCATGGATAACTACAACGACACACTCATGGAACAACTGGCCGATAACGGCGATGGCTTCTATGCTTATGTGGATGATATGCGTGAGGCCAAGCGTCTCTTCATCGATAACCTCACCAGTACACTTCAAACCATTGCGATGGATGCCAAAGTGCAGGTGGATTTCAATCCCGATGTTGTGATGCGTTATCGTCTCGTCGGTTTTGAGAACCGCGCCATTGCCGATGACCAATTCCGCGATAATACCGTGGATGCAGGCGAGATCGGCGCAGGGCACTCTGTGACCGCGTTATATGAGGTCAAGTTGTATCCCGAAGCCTACGGGAATATTGCAACGGTCTACCTGCGATGGCAAGACCCCGATACACGGCAGGTGGTGGAAATGTCAAAAGATCTTGGCTCTGGCGATCTATCCAGAAGCTTTGAACGTGCCGATCCCTACTTCCAACGCACAGTTATTGTTGCAGAGTATGCTGAGATACTGAAGGAAAGCTATTGGGCCGATGGCAGTTCACTGCAAGATGTTTATCGTGAGGCGGTTCGGGTTGGCGAATATTTCTCAGGGGATGAGCAAATGTCTGAATTGCTTGAATTGATGCGCCGTGCAGACGGCTGGCGCGATTGA
- a CDS encoding alpha-glucosidase — protein sequence MNTLPWYHKTTIYQVYPRSFKDSNGDGIGDIRGIIQKLDYLHDLGFETIWFSPFFSSPQADFGYDISNYTDVAPEYGTMDDALELIEQMHKRGMKIVLDMVMNHTSIEHPWFQESRSSRDNPKADWYIWRDNPNNWKSMTGGSGWHYAPERGQYFWSSFLPFQPDLNYRNPEIKKIMFDTVRFWLEKGVDGYRLDIFNVIYKDAEFRDNPFALKLAPAVNEPSGYFQEFKYTLDQPEVFAFAKELRNVCNEFGDTLLLGEVIGRREVVRRFAGDEQNDGLTLVFDFEMLDFKFTADYFRELIGKIEAHFPSPFMPVYVFSNHDKKRSIHRLGNDARKAKLLHMFQLTVRGVPCMYHGEEIGMTNHKIPFGAALDPIPHKYKRLPRILFDALGMTVNRDEVRTPMQWDSTPNAGFSSGKQTWLPVHENYTTINVEKESKEDTSLLNTIRALLKIRTQEQAIQEGSLQLIEGLPNNVLGYVREFEKKRVAVFLNFSEQEVEFPFGATECLYQLSPTDQIKSKSIHLDSFGGMIVL from the coding sequence ATGAACACATTACCGTGGTATCACAAAACCACCATCTATCAGGTTTACCCACGCTCTTTCAAAGACAGTAACGGCGATGGGATCGGGGACATTCGAGGCATCATCCAAAAATTAGACTACCTCCACGACTTGGGCTTCGAAACCATCTGGTTCTCGCCGTTCTTCTCCTCCCCACAAGCTGATTTCGGTTACGACATCTCGAACTACACTGACGTCGCTCCCGAATACGGCACCATGGACGATGCCCTCGAACTGATCGAGCAAATGCACAAGCGAGGTATGAAGATCGTTCTTGATATGGTGATGAACCACACATCCATCGAACATCCATGGTTTCAGGAGTCTCGCTCCTCGCGCGATAACCCGAAAGCCGATTGGTATATTTGGCGCGACAACCCCAACAACTGGAAATCCATGACCGGTGGAAGCGGCTGGCATTACGCACCAGAACGCGGACAATATTTCTGGTCAAGCTTTCTGCCCTTTCAACCAGACCTGAACTACCGCAACCCCGAAATAAAGAAGATCATGTTCGATACCGTCCGCTTTTGGCTGGAAAAAGGCGTGGACGGATACCGCCTCGACATCTTCAACGTCATCTACAAGGATGCCGAGTTTCGAGATAACCCATTCGCACTCAAACTTGCACCAGCGGTCAACGAGCCATCCGGGTACTTTCAGGAGTTCAAATACACGCTTGATCAACCCGAGGTCTTTGCGTTTGCTAAAGAGTTGCGAAATGTCTGCAATGAGTTCGGGGATACGCTCCTGCTCGGTGAAGTGATCGGAAGAAGGGAAGTCGTTCGCAGGTTTGCCGGGGACGAGCAGAACGATGGCCTCACGCTCGTATTCGACTTTGAAATGCTTGACTTCAAGTTCACAGCCGATTACTTTCGTGAACTGATCGGGAAGATCGAAGCGCATTTTCCAAGTCCCTTTATGCCAGTCTACGTGTTCAGTAACCACGATAAGAAACGAAGCATCCACAGGCTTGGAAATGACGCGCGAAAGGCAAAACTGCTCCACATGTTCCAATTGACCGTGCGGGGTGTGCCGTGCATGTATCACGGAGAAGAGATCGGCATGACCAATCATAAGATCCCGTTCGGAGCCGCGCTTGACCCGATCCCACACAAGTACAAGCGCCTGCCAAGGATTCTCTTTGATGCCCTCGGTATGACAGTTAACCGCGATGAAGTCCGCACGCCTATGCAATGGGACTCGACCCCAAATGCTGGTTTCTCCTCAGGAAAGCAAACATGGTTGCCCGTACATGAAAACTACACAACCATCAACGTGGAGAAAGAAAGCAAAGAAGATACATCACTGCTCAATACGATCCGTGCTTTGCTCAAGATCCGTACACAAGAGCAGGCCATTCAAGAAGGGTCATTGCAATTGATCGAAGGCCTTCCAAACAACGTACTTGGCTATGTAAGAGAGTTTGAGAAAAAACGTGTGGCCGTCTTCTTGAATTTCAGTGAGCAGGAAGTGGAGTTCCCATTTGGAGCTACCGAGTGTCTCTATCAATTGTCACCCACCGATCAGATCAAAAGCAAGTCCATCCATCTCGACAGTTTTGGAGGCATGATCGTTCTGTAG
- a CDS encoding diguanylate cyclase: MKILVVEDNPGSRRLVKVRLSAVGHEVVDVEDGQYAWDLLQREPFQIVITDWMMPRLDGPGLIQKIRASKNSHYTYIIMLTAIDDKPKVVLGLEAGADEYLTKPFDAKELIARVASGERIIKLEEQLIKARQQMENLAMQDSLTCLLNRRAIEEHARTELTLAKRKEQPLSIILLDIDFFKAINDQYGHPVGDQVLRKLAEVFPRNLRPYDRIGRWGGEEFIVILPDTDISEAVAIAERMRIATAETPFTLENGDHYTVQISLGVTCAVVNYPSLEELVETADLASIKQNRLVETACAVSTSLPSKFFVISKER, translated from the coding sequence ATGAAGATCCTAGTGGTAGAAGACAACCCGGGCTCAAGGCGACTGGTAAAAGTACGCCTTTCTGCTGTGGGTCACGAGGTTGTAGATGTAGAAGATGGGCAATATGCATGGGATTTACTTCAACGCGAACCGTTCCAGATCGTCATCACCGATTGGATGATGCCGCGTCTTGACGGGCCAGGGTTGATCCAAAAAATTCGCGCCAGCAAGAATTCGCATTACACCTACATCATCATGCTCACCGCCATAGACGATAAACCCAAAGTTGTGCTCGGGTTGGAGGCGGGCGCTGATGAATACCTCACCAAGCCCTTCGACGCAAAAGAATTGATCGCTCGCGTGGCCAGCGGGGAACGCATCATCAAACTGGAAGAGCAACTTATCAAAGCTCGCCAACAAATGGAAAACCTCGCCATGCAAGATAGCCTGACATGTCTTCTCAACAGGCGTGCCATCGAAGAACATGCCCGAACCGAACTCACCCTCGCCAAACGCAAAGAACAGCCACTGAGCATCATATTGTTGGATATTGATTTTTTCAAAGCCATCAACGATCAATATGGGCATCCCGTTGGCGATCAGGTTTTACGAAAGCTGGCCGAAGTGTTTCCCCGCAATCTCCGTCCATATGACCGCATCGGGCGCTGGGGTGGCGAAGAGTTTATTGTGATCCTGCCCGATACAGATATATCCGAAGCTGTGGCCATAGCAGAACGTATGCGCATCGCAACCGCTGAAACCCCATTCACCCTCGAAAACGGGGATCACTACACCGTGCAGATCAGCCTTGGGGTAACCTGCGCCGTTGTAAATTACCCATCCCTCGAAGAACTTGTAGAAACAGCCGACCTGGCCTCTATAAAGCAAAACAGACTGGTCGAAACCGCGTGTGCAGTATCAACCAGTCTGCCGAGTAAGTTCTTTGTCATTTCGAAGGAGCGATAG
- the alaS gene encoding alanine--tRNA ligase, with product MSKKLTGNQIRQDFIDFFVEHGHTAVPSMSLVPGGDATLLFTNSGMVQFKDVFVGTDTRPYKRAVDSQKCMRVAGKHNDLDDVGRDDTHHTFFEMLGNWSFGDYYKKEAIAWSWQLLTDVWGLPKDKLYATVFKDDKGNVPTDEEAADIWKTQPGFDPSHVLYFGRKENFWQMAEFGPCGPCSEIHIDLGEERDNLRGTEHVCGVNGDCTRYLELWNNVFIQYNLFEDGRLEPLPQKHVDTGMGFERIVSVLQGVDSNYKTDLFTGSLDVLRSLTGHTEKEMLADFTPYRVICDHVRSAAFLIADGVVPGNAGRNYVARMIVRRAARFGSKLGLNEPFLAKVAQAFIDIYGDFYTELRAAQPAILDNLTREEVRFARTVEAGTAHLETLLSDLRKTNSTILDGHKAFDLYATYGLPFEISRDIAREQGLDVDDKGFNEAKEKHALASGGGKAMGKMGGEDAEFFAGILKDLQAKGKLGKDGVEYDPYSGTQVEKYTGLEVLALIVNGQSVESASLDDQVEVILPKTGFYIEAGGQVNDIGFIRSTPLRLPPFSEKMGGEKEGGWEIEVTGMRRASAGVIVHMGEVISGQPKVGDKATAEVDAVRRHNIMRNHTATHLLHKALHEVLSDQAKQAGSLVAPTHLRFDFNHPEAMTAEQIERVEKMVNEAIAADMPVVKVTKSLDEAKKEGAMALFGEKYGETVRTISIMESGSLLPTDASKLADSKKYSYELCGGTHLERTSDIGAFIIVSESSVAANVRRIEAVTGRGAYELINKRFKTLKQTAGALKTSLDEVPAKVNALQEEVSDLKKEIANLRAQQALAAFSNQLSAVQAVKDANVLAVEVPDSNVDTLRMLADKFREKYPKGGAAVLVTGPTVIAVVTEDLVKRGLKAGDLITGIGGKGGGRPNMAQGSLSGDVKEALGKLSKVVEDKLK from the coding sequence ACCAACTCTGGCATGGTGCAGTTTAAAGATGTCTTTGTCGGCACTGATACCCGTCCCTACAAACGCGCCGTCGACTCGCAGAAGTGTATGCGCGTGGCGGGCAAGCACAACGACCTCGACGATGTGGGCCGCGACGATACGCACCACACCTTCTTTGAGATGCTCGGTAACTGGTCCTTTGGCGATTATTACAAAAAGGAAGCCATCGCCTGGTCTTGGCAGTTGCTTACCGATGTATGGGGCCTACCCAAAGATAAACTCTATGCCACCGTCTTCAAGGACGATAAAGGCAACGTGCCCACCGATGAAGAAGCCGCCGATATCTGGAAGACCCAACCTGGCTTCGATCCTTCCCACGTCCTGTACTTTGGGCGCAAGGAAAACTTCTGGCAGATGGCCGAGTTCGGTCCGTGCGGCCCGTGTTCCGAGATCCACATCGATCTCGGCGAAGAGCGCGATAACTTGCGCGGCACCGAGCACGTCTGTGGCGTGAACGGCGATTGCACGCGCTACCTCGAACTCTGGAACAACGTTTTCATTCAATACAATCTCTTCGAAGATGGCCGCCTTGAACCGCTCCCGCAAAAGCATGTGGACACCGGCATGGGCTTCGAGCGCATCGTCTCTGTGTTGCAGGGCGTTGACTCGAACTACAAGACTGACCTCTTCACCGGCTCACTGGATGTGCTCCGCTCGCTGACGGGTCACACCGAGAAAGAGATGCTCGCCGATTTCACACCCTATCGCGTCATCTGTGACCATGTCCGTTCGGCGGCATTCCTGATCGCTGATGGTGTGGTGCCTGGCAACGCAGGACGTAACTACGTGGCGCGTATGATCGTCCGCCGCGCGGCACGCTTCGGCTCCAAGCTCGGACTCAACGAACCCTTCCTCGCCAAAGTAGCGCAGGCTTTCATTGATATTTACGGTGACTTCTATACCGAACTCCGCGCCGCTCAACCTGCCATTCTGGATAATCTGACTCGAGAAGAAGTCCGCTTCGCACGTACGGTGGAAGCTGGTACAGCGCATTTAGAGACTCTACTCTCAGACCTTCGCAAAACCAACTCTACAATCCTCGATGGTCACAAAGCCTTCGACCTTTATGCTACGTATGGTCTGCCCTTCGAGATCTCGCGCGATATTGCCCGTGAACAAGGTCTCGATGTGGACGATAAAGGTTTCAACGAAGCGAAAGAAAAACACGCGCTTGCTTCTGGCGGCGGTAAAGCCATGGGCAAGATGGGTGGTGAAGATGCAGAGTTCTTCGCAGGTATCTTGAAGGACCTACAAGCGAAAGGCAAGTTAGGGAAAGATGGTGTTGAGTATGATCCGTATAGCGGTACTCAGGTAGAGAAGTATACAGGTCTTGAAGTATTGGCTTTGATTGTGAATGGACAATCAGTAGAGTCTGCATCGCTTGACGATCAAGTCGAAGTTATTCTGCCCAAGACCGGCTTCTACATCGAAGCGGGTGGCCAGGTCAATGACATAGGCTTTATCCGTTCGACCCCCCTCCGTCTCCCCCCATTTTCGGAGAAAATGGGGGGAGAGAAAGAGGGGGGTTGGGAGATCGAAGTGACAGGCATGCGCCGTGCATCGGCGGGTGTGATCGTCCACATGGGTGAGGTGATCTCCGGTCAACCCAAAGTGGGCGATAAAGCTACGGCTGAAGTAGACGCCGTCCGCCGCCACAACATCATGCGGAATCACACTGCTACACACTTGCTCCACAAAGCTTTGCACGAAGTGCTGAGTGACCAAGCCAAGCAGGCGGGTTCGCTCGTTGCGCCGACCCATCTGCGCTTTGACTTCAACCATCCCGAAGCCATGACCGCAGAACAGATCGAGCGTGTCGAGAAGATGGTCAATGAAGCGATCGCGGCCGACATGCCTGTGGTGAAAGTCACCAAGTCACTGGACGAGGCCAAGAAAGAAGGCGCGATGGCCTTGTTCGGTGAGAAGTACGGCGAGACCGTGAGAACGATCTCTATTATGGAATCAGGGAGCTTGCTCCCGACAGACGCCAGCAAGCTGGCTGATTCCAAAAAATACTCCTATGAACTCTGCGGTGGTACGCACCTTGAGCGTACATCCGATATCGGCGCGTTCATTATTGTGAGCGAAAGTTCTGTCGCGGCGAACGTGCGCCGTATTGAAGCTGTGACGGGTCGTGGCGCGTATGAACTCATCAACAAGCGCTTCAAGACGCTCAAGCAAACAGCGGGTGCACTGAAGACCTCGCTGGACGAAGTCCCTGCCAAGGTGAATGCGTTACAAGAGGAAGTCTCTGACTTGAAGAAAGAGATCGCCAACTTGCGTGCGCAACAGGCATTGGCGGCTTTTAGCAATCAGTTGTCAGCAGTGCAGGCCGTGAAAGATGCCAACGTGTTGGCGGTCGAAGTCCCTGACTCGAATGTGGATACGCTCCGCATGCTGGCGGATAAATTCCGCGAGAAATATCCAAAGGGTGGAGCCGCTGTCCTCGTGACTGGACCAACCGTCATTGCGGTAGTGACCGAAGATCTCGTCAAGAGAGGCTTGAAAGCTGGAGACCTCATCACAGGAATCGGCGGCAAAGGTGGAGGACGTCCCAATATGGCTCAAGGAAGTTTGAGTGGGGATGTCAAGGAAGCGTTGGGTAAGTTGTCGAAGGTTGTGGAAGATAAATTGAAGTAA